The Sulfurimonas hydrogeniphila genome includes a window with the following:
- the aat gene encoding leucyl/phenylalanyl-tRNA--protein transferase, translating into MYLPQLDNYSLSFPDPHDANKEGIVAWGGDLNPSRLLKAYQNGIFPWYSQQDPILWWSTNPRLIMELDDFKLRRSLKKKLKKFEYAFDSRFQEVVHKCASVARKDQNGTWINKDLAESFNVLHGMGIAHSVESYLDGKLVGGLYGLTIGKVFCGESMFAEVSDASKAAYAVLVKHLKVWGYDFIDCQVPTPHLKSLGAKEVSRDYYLERLYKVNMDIVKNEWIVDKNLIN; encoded by the coding sequence ATGTATTTGCCGCAGCTTGACAATTATTCACTCTCCTTTCCTGATCCCCATGATGCGAACAAAGAAGGTATAGTAGCATGGGGAGGAGATTTAAATCCCTCTAGATTATTAAAAGCATACCAAAATGGTATTTTCCCCTGGTACTCGCAGCAAGACCCGATACTGTGGTGGTCAACGAATCCGCGTCTTATTATGGAGCTTGATGACTTTAAATTAAGACGTTCATTGAAAAAAAAATTGAAAAAGTTCGAATATGCATTTGATAGCAGATTTCAAGAAGTTGTGCATAAATGTGCTTCTGTTGCAAGAAAAGATCAAAATGGTACATGGATAAATAAAGATCTGGCAGAATCATTCAATGTTTTGCACGGCATGGGTATAGCTCACTCAGTTGAAAGTTATCTCGATGGCAAACTGGTAGGCGGGTTGTATGGATTGACAATAGGAAAAGTGTTTTGTGGAGAATCAATGTTTGCAGAAGTCAGTGATGCGTCAAAAGCTGCATATGCGGTATTGGTAAAACATTTAAAAGTATGGGGATATGATTTTATTGACTGTCAGGTACCGACACCACATCTTAAATCATTAGGAGCAAAAGAAGTTTCAAGAGATTATTATCTTGAACGTTTGTATAAAGTAAATATGGATATTGTAAAAAATGAATGGATTGTTGATAAAAATCTGATCAACTAG
- the clpA gene encoding ATP-dependent Clp protease ATP-binding subunit ClpA, translating into MISSSLNDIFQKSVIFAKQLHHEYLTIEHIFYLLLSSDEGASIIETCGGNVSKMKEELGEYIKKNMETLPADIIQDPYESVALSRLIDKMVRHVQSSGQTNADIGDLLATLFEEKHTFAYALLNKYQITKLDILEVISHLDTDQDEEEKESNLRKYTINLIEKAKEGKIDPVIGRDNEIQRVTQILCRRKKNNPVLVGEPGVGKTAIAEGLALRIAANDVPDIIKDSNLYTLDLGALLAGTKYRGDFEKRLKGVMDELKREPKAILFIDEIHTLIGAGSTSGTMDAANQLKPALASGEIKCMGATTFAEYRNGFEKDKALSRRFSKIDVNEPSKKTSYLILKGLQGKYEKHHSVQYTNKALKTAVDLSKRYITNKFLPDIAIDLIDETAASFHLQKRKKEKVTANDIQKTIASIVGISNSKISNNETASLQHLEDKLRQRVIGQEKAVEMVTKAIKISKAGLTPPNKPIASFLFSGPTGVGKTELAIALSEILGINFEKFDMSEYMEKHALSRLVGAPPGYVGYEQGGLLTEAIKKHPYTVLLLDEIEKAHPELINILLQIMDSATLTDNNGYKADFQNVILIMTSNIGAQARNVMGFNKDESISKNEELKSFFTPEFRNRLDAIIEFGQLSHEIVEKIVQKFIAELNKELKKKKITVTVSDKVIKFIAEKTYSPEMGARPLKRYIKNNITDKLSDEILFGKLKNGGKVEVIIQNDTLENVYEEA; encoded by the coding sequence ATGATAAGCTCATCACTCAATGATATATTTCAAAAATCTGTAATATTTGCAAAACAGCTCCACCATGAATACCTGACAATTGAGCATATATTTTACCTTTTGTTAAGTTCGGATGAGGGCGCATCTATTATAGAAACATGTGGCGGGAATGTGTCAAAAATGAAAGAAGAACTTGGCGAATACATCAAAAAAAATATGGAAACACTTCCTGCCGATATAATACAGGACCCTTATGAAAGTGTAGCGCTTTCCCGTTTGATTGATAAGATGGTGCGCCATGTTCAGTCATCCGGTCAAACGAATGCGGATATAGGGGATCTTTTGGCAACTCTTTTTGAAGAGAAACATACATTTGCCTATGCTTTGCTCAATAAATACCAAATAACAAAACTGGATATATTGGAAGTAATTTCACATCTTGACACAGACCAGGATGAAGAAGAAAAAGAGTCTAATTTACGAAAATACACAATAAACCTTATAGAAAAAGCCAAAGAAGGAAAAATTGACCCTGTAATAGGCAGAGATAATGAAATTCAAAGAGTCACACAGATACTCTGCAGAAGAAAGAAAAACAACCCTGTACTTGTAGGTGAACCAGGCGTTGGAAAGACAGCAATAGCAGAAGGACTGGCTTTACGTATTGCAGCGAATGATGTTCCTGACATAATCAAAGACTCCAATCTTTATACGCTTGATTTAGGGGCATTGCTTGCAGGAACAAAGTACAGAGGAGACTTTGAAAAACGCCTCAAAGGTGTTATGGACGAACTCAAACGTGAACCTAAAGCAATTTTATTTATAGATGAAATCCATACACTTATAGGAGCAGGAAGCACGAGCGGAACAATGGATGCAGCCAATCAGCTCAAGCCTGCTCTTGCTTCAGGCGAAATAAAATGTATGGGAGCTACAACTTTTGCAGAATACAGAAACGGGTTTGAAAAAGACAAAGCACTCAGCAGAAGATTCTCCAAAATAGATGTTAATGAACCATCGAAAAAAACAAGCTATCTCATTCTCAAGGGACTTCAAGGCAAATATGAAAAACACCATTCTGTACAATATACAAACAAGGCATTAAAAACAGCAGTGGATCTCTCTAAACGCTACATTACTAACAAATTTTTACCAGATATTGCCATAGATTTAATTGATGAAACAGCAGCATCATTTCATCTTCAAAAAAGAAAAAAAGAAAAAGTAACCGCAAATGATATTCAAAAAACTATAGCATCCATTGTGGGTATCAGTAATTCAAAAATATCTAATAATGAAACGGCATCTTTGCAACATTTAGAAGATAAACTCAGACAAAGAGTTATTGGTCAGGAAAAAGCTGTAGAGATGGTGACAAAAGCCATTAAAATATCAAAAGCCGGACTAACACCTCCAAATAAACCCATAGCATCATTTTTGTTTTCAGGACCGACAGGTGTTGGAAAAACCGAACTGGCAATTGCATTAAGTGAAATTTTAGGGATCAATTTTGAAAAATTTGATATGAGCGAATATATGGAGAAACATGCTCTCAGCCGTTTGGTAGGAGCACCTCCTGGATATGTAGGATATGAGCAGGGAGGACTGCTTACAGAAGCCATCAAAAAGCATCCTTATACAGTTTTACTGCTTGATGAAATAGAAAAGGCACACCCTGAACTTATAAATATTTTACTTCAAATAATGGACAGCGCAACACTCACTGACAATAATGGCTACAAAGCCGATTTTCAGAATGTTATACTGATAATGACATCAAATATAGGAGCTCAAGCCAGAAATGTAATGGGATTCAATAAAGATGAATCTATTTCCAAAAACGAAGAACTAAAATCATTTTTTACTCCGGAATTCAGAAATAGATTAGATGCTATTATAGAATTTGGGCAATTGAGTCATGAAATAGTCGAAAAAATTGTACAAAAATTCATAGCAGAACTCAATAAAGAGTTAAAAAAGAAAAAAATAACTGTAACTGTTTCCGATAAAGTTATAAAATTTATTGCTGAAAAAACCTATTCACCGGAAATGGGAGCCAGACCGCTTAAAAGGTATATTAAAAATAATATTACCGATAAACTCAGTGATGAAATTTTATTCGGAAAACTTAAAAATGGCGGAAAAGTAGAAGTGATAATACAAAATGACACTTTAGAGAATGTATACGAAGAAGCTTAA
- a CDS encoding ATP-dependent Clp protease adaptor ClpS, with protein sequence MATKTDLEIDEQTILKYPKKYFVFLLNDDYTPMDFVVDILMEIFHKTYEEAQDIMLEVHKKNRGLCGVYTYEIAETKLKQVRRKAKDNGFPLKATMEEE encoded by the coding sequence ATGGCAACAAAAACAGATTTAGAAATAGACGAACAGACAATACTGAAATATCCAAAAAAATATTTTGTATTTTTACTCAATGATGATTATACGCCTATGGATTTTGTAGTTGATATTCTCATGGAAATTTTTCATAAAACATATGAAGAAGCGCAGGATATTATGCTTGAAGTACATAAAAAAAACAGAGGTTTGTGTGGTGTTTACACATATGAAATCGCAGAGACAAAGCTTAAGCAAGTACGTCGCAAAGCGAAAGACAACGGCTTTCCCCTAAAAGCCACAATGGAGGAAGAATAA
- a CDS encoding aminotransferase class I/II-fold pyridoxal phosphate-dependent enzyme: protein MNKFEDYCTKFVQSIGSKEGAVSPSIVSSASFSYGSPETAEGIFNGSVKKPLYSRMGNPTTAKLESIMAEMDGGIGAVATSSGMGATSLAVMSLLSQGDEIISIGGLFGGTYALFDETLSRFGIKTHFFDVDEFDSIENAINKNTKIIFLESVGNPNMRLPDIKRIAAIANESNVALIVDNTITPLSVSPLALGADITVYSTTKIISGNSSALGGCVVFRAIHENADKFKTERYAFLEKFIKGAGKTALIPNAKKRALRDLGMSANAHASYQTLLGLETLALRLPRIVKSVETVALELAKHGIAVNHPCIQSHPHHARYKEDFQYGCGTLLTIDMQSKERAYDFLRKTKIATITANIGDSRTLALHMASTIYSDFDEKTREFLGITDGLIRISIGLENPVEIINDFIQAAK from the coding sequence ATGAATAAATTTGAAGACTACTGCACAAAATTTGTACAAAGTATCGGAAGTAAAGAAGGAGCGGTCTCTCCGAGTATAGTATCCTCAGCTTCTTTTTCTTATGGAAGTCCGGAAACAGCAGAAGGGATTTTCAATGGCAGTGTAAAAAAGCCTCTCTATTCAAGAATGGGCAACCCAACAACAGCAAAACTTGAATCAATCATGGCAGAGATGGATGGTGGTATTGGAGCTGTTGCAACAAGCTCAGGGATGGGAGCAACATCTCTTGCCGTAATGTCCCTGCTTTCTCAAGGAGATGAAATCATTAGCATAGGCGGATTGTTTGGCGGGACATACGCACTGTTTGATGAAACTCTCAGCAGATTTGGTATAAAAACTCACTTTTTTGATGTTGACGAATTTGACAGCATAGAAAATGCCATAAACAAAAATACAAAAATAATTTTTTTAGAAAGTGTCGGTAATCCGAATATGAGGCTTCCTGATATTAAAAGAATCGCTGCAATTGCGAATGAATCAAATGTAGCGCTCATCGTCGACAACACTATTACTCCCTTAAGTGTTTCGCCCTTGGCTCTTGGTGCTGACATCACGGTTTATTCAACTACGAAAATCATCTCTGGAAATTCCTCTGCACTAGGCGGTTGTGTGGTTTTTCGCGCCATACATGAAAATGCTGACAAATTTAAGACAGAACGTTACGCATTCCTTGAAAAGTTTATCAAAGGAGCGGGGAAAACGGCTCTCATACCTAATGCAAAAAAACGGGCTTTACGAGACTTGGGAATGAGCGCAAATGCACATGCCAGCTATCAAACGTTACTCGGACTCGAAACACTGGCACTCCGACTTCCAAGAATAGTCAAAAGTGTTGAAACAGTGGCCCTGGAACTTGCCAAACATGGTATAGCGGTAAACCATCCGTGTATTCAGTCTCATCCTCACCATGCACGGTATAAAGAAGATTTTCAATATGGATGCGGAACCCTTTTGACGATTGATATGCAAAGCAAAGAGCGTGCATACGACTTTTTACGTAAAACAAAAATAGCAACAATTACTGCCAACATAGGCGATTCAAGAACACTCGCCCTGCATATGGCATCAACTATATACAGTGATTTTGACGAAAAAACCAGAGAATTTCTTGGAATTACCGACGGTCTTATTAGAATTTCTATCGGACTTGAAAACCCGGTAGAAATTATAAATGATTTTATTCAAGCAGCAAAGTAG